In Streptomyces sp. NBC_00341, the DNA window GACGTGCTGATGCCGCGCCCCTGCCCCGCTGCCTGGATCCCGCAGGCCCGGCTGCTGGGCCGGCCCGCCTACCACGTGCCGACCCCCGCCGAGTGCGGCGGCGTGCCCGACCCGTACGCGCTGCTGGAGACCGTCCGCAGGGTGCGGGCCGAGGGCGGCAGGCCCCGGCTGCTGCTGATCTCCGTCGTCGACGACCCCACCGCCACCGTCGCGCCGCCGGAACTCGTGCGCGAGGCCTGCGAGGCCGCCGTCGCGGAGGGGCTGCACATCGTCAGCGACGAGACCTGGCGCGACACCCTGCACCGGCCGCGCGACACGGTGCTGCTGAGCCCGGCCGAGATGTGCCCCGACGACGTGACGGTGATCTCCGACCTGACCGGTGCGCTGACCCCGTCCGCCTGGCCGGTCGCGGTCGCCCGGTTCCCGGACACCGGCCGGGCGGCGGTCCGCCACGCCCGTACGCTCGACATCCTCACCGCGCTCGGCGCCTTCGTCGCCGGTCCGGTCGCGGCGGCCGCGGCGCACGCGCTGCGCGAACCGGACGCCGTCACGGAGCGGGTCCGCCGGGCGGCGGCCATGCAGGCACAGGTCGCCGCCGCCGCCCACCGGGCGGTCCTCGCCTCCGGCGCGCTGGCCCGGCCCCCGCAGGCCGGCCGCCACCTCTACGCGGACCTCGGCCCGCTCAGGTCCCGGCTCGCCGCCCGGGGTGTCACGGACTCGCTGGAGCTGGAGGAGTACCTGACGGAGCGGCTCGGCGCACCGGCCCCCGGCGGCCACCGGTTCGGCGACGAGCTGGGGGCCCTGCGGGTGCGGCTGGGCACCGGGACGCTGCTCGGGTCGACCCCGGAGCAGCAGCTGGAGTCACTGGCCGCGGCGCGGCCCCTGGAACTGCCGCACGTCGAGGCAGCCCTCGGCGTCTTCCGCTCCGCCCTCGACGAACTCCGCTGACGGACCCCCGGGCCGCTCCGCCGGAGCACCCCGGCCGTCAGCGGCCGAAGCGCACCCGCAGCCGGCGCCACAGCGCGGGCGCCCCGCTGATCAGCAGCGTCAGACCCACCGCGGCCACCACCCCCTGCCACGGCTCGGGGAACAGCGAGCCGCCCAGAACGCCGATCAGCTGGTACGTGGCGGCCCAGGCCAGACAGGCCGGCACATCCCCGCGGGCGAACCGCCGCATCGGCATCCGGCCCAGCAGGCAGGCCAGCATCACCGGAATCCGCCCGGCCGGTACCAGCCGGGACAGCACCAGCACCATCGCGCCGTGCTCGTCGAGCTTCTGCTGCGCCTGCGCGAGCCGCTCCGGAGCGGCCCGTTCGCTGATCACCCGCAGCCACTTGGAACCGTTCTTCGAGCGCACCCCGCGCTGACCCAGCCAGTACAGGCAGACGTCTCCGAGGAACGCGGCGCCGGACGCCACCGCGAAGACGTACAGCAGCGCGAACGGCGACGACTGGTGGAACGCCACCACCGCCGCCGAGCTCACCAGCGCACCCGTCGGCACCACCGGCACCAGCGCGCCCAGCGCCACCAGCAGGAACAGCGACGGATAGCCGACCGCCTGCTGCGTCGACTCCGTAGGGAGCCGGCTCACGACCTCGTGGATCACCCGTCGGCCTCCGGCCGGACATGTTCGCCGTGCTCCAGCCGGTGCACCGCCACCCCCGGCGCCAGCAGCGCCGCCTGCCGGACGAACTCGTCACCCGGCGAATGGAACTCGTGCGGCCGGATTCCGTCCATCCCGATCGGCCAGTACGTGCCGTAGTGCACCGGCACCGCCGAGCGCGGCGACAGCCGGGCCAGCGCCTGGGCGGCCCGCCCCGCGTCGAGGTGGCTGTGGCCCAGGTAGGGCCCCCAGCCGCCGACCGGCAGCAGCGCCACGTCCACCGGCCCGACCTCCTCTGCCATGTCGTCGAACAGTCCGGTGTCCCCGGCGAAGTAGGTGCGCGCCGAGCCCTGGACGACGTAACCAAGGGCTGGGGAGCGGTGCGGGCCCACCGGCAGCCGCCGCCCGTCGTGCAGGGCCGGGACCGCACGGATCAGCACCGCACCGACCCGCACCTCGTCGCCGGGCACGACCTCGGTGATCCGCAGCCCGCGCATCCTGCGCAGCAGCCGCAGCCCCGGAACCGCCCGGACCGCACCCAGCGGCACGATCAGCCGGCCGCCCGGGGCGATGCGGGCCAGCGACGGCAGATGCAGATGGTCGGAGTGCAGATGCGAGATGAGGACGACATCGGCGACGGCCGCCGCCGGGCCGGGCAGCTCTCCACGACGGCGGCGCAGATGCGCGATGCGCCGTACGAAGAGGGGGTCGGTCAGCACCCGGACCCCGGAGTCCTCGATCGTGCAGGTGGCATGACCCCACCAGGTGACTTCCACCGGCACGCGCCGCCTCCTGTTCCCCGGACCTGCCGTCGAGCCTACGGGTAACAGCCGCGCCCGGTCCGTGAGCCCCGGTGCTCCCGCTCCCGTGCGCCCCCCGCGCGTCCCGCCACGCGCCTTTTTGTACGGGGACCCGGGGCGTAGGGTCGCAGGACGCCTAGCTCGGGGAGAACGGCCATGGGGGACGTACGGGTGGCGGCCATCGCCAGTCTCACGCCGCTGGAGGAGCTCGACAGCGATCCGTTCCTCGTGGACACCCGCAGCCAGCACGAGATGTGCGCCCGCTGGGCGGCCGACAAGGGCTACGTCGTCACCCGGCAGCTGCGCCTGTACGGACTGCGCCCCGACCACCAGGCACTCTGGGCCGATGTCGAGGACGGCGAGGTCGAACTCTTCGTCGCCCCCAACGACCGGGTGCTCGCGCGGGCCGTCGCCTCGGTCCCGCGGTTCACCGAGGAGTGCGAGCGGCGCGGCGTCCGCCTGGAGATCGCCGGTCTGGACGAGCCGCTCTACAGCTCCCGGACCAAAGCCGGTGTGCACCGCAGGCTCTCGATGCCGACCGCCGGATACGACGGCTCCTGAACCGCCCGGCCGGAGATCGCCGGTCCAGTGGGCCGTCCCGCTGTGAAAAGCTGGACCGGGGCCCGGAAGAGCGGGGCCCGGACGTGAGGTGGCAGCGGCGTGGGTGACGGGCGATGGCGAAGAGCCGGAAGCGCCCTGATGCGGGTGATTGTGGTGTGGGGCGTCTCGACGCTCACGATGCTTGTGCTCGCGGGGATTCTGCCGGACTTCCAGCTCCAGTCGGACGACGGCGACAGCATCACCAAGACCGCGTTCACCGCGGCCTGGGGCGCGGGCGCGTTCGGACTGCTCTCCGCACTGGTCTGGCCGGTGCTGGTACGGGCCCTGCTCATCGTGCCGGCCCTGGTCCTGGGCGCGCTGGTGTTCTTCCTCAACGGCTCGCTGCTGCTGATAGCGCTGCGGCTCATCCCGGACGGGCGCGGCGCGGCCGACCCGCAGATGGCGGTCGTCGTCGCGGCCGTGATGTCCGCGGTCGCCTCGGCGACGTCCACCGCCCTCGCCGTCCGTGACGACAACGCCTACCGCCGCCGTCTGTCGCGCCTCGCGGACCGGCGGCGCCGCCGCAGCGGCAGCGGTGACGGCGCGGACGGGGGGCCGCCCGGCACGGTCTTCATCCAGCTCGACGGAGTCGGCCACGACGTCCTCGCGCAGGCCGCCGCCGACGGCCTGATGCCGACCGTCGCCCACTGGCTGGCCGACGGGACGGGCCACCGGCTCACCCCGTGGCGCACCGACTGGTCCAGCCAGACCGGCGCCAGCCAGCTCGGCATCCTGCACGGCACCAACTTCGACGTCCCGGCCTTCCGCTGGTACGAGAAGGAGACCGGCGACGTCATGGTCTCCAGCAGACCGGCGAGCGCCCTCGAAATGCAGCGCAGAGCCGTCCTCCGCACCCGTGACGGCGGACTGCTCACCCTCGACGGGGCCGGCCGGGGCAACCTCTTCAGCGGCGGCGCCGACCAGCTCGCGCTCGTCCTGTCGATGGCCGCCAGACGCGGCAAGGGCCGCCGCTCACGGGCCGGGTACTTCGCCTACTTCGCGGACCCGGCCAACGCCGTCCGTACCGCGCTCTCGTTCGTCGCCGAGGTCGGCAGGGAGATAGGCCAGTCCACCCGGGCCCGCCTCCGCAAGGAGACGCCCCGGATCAAGCGCGGCGGGCTCTACCCCTTCATCCGGGCCTTCGCGACCGTCGTCGAACGCGATGTGGTGGTCGCCGCCGTCATGGGCGACATGTTCGCCGGACGGACCGCGGTCTACGCCGACCTGGTCGCCTACGACGAGGTCGCCCACCACTCCGGGCCGCGCAGCCGGGACGCGGAGAAGGTCCTCGCCCGGCTGGACCGCTCGCTCGCGCTGATCGTCAAGGTCGCGGAACACACCCCGCGCACGTACCGGATCGTGCTCCTGTCCGACCACGGCCAGAGCCCCGGGGAGACCTTCGCGGGGGTGTACGGGCTGACGCTGAAGGACCTGGTGCGGGCGGGCAGCGGACTGCCGGTGCCCCGCCGGGCGCAGCGCACCCGGAGCGGTTCCGAAGCCCGTGACGCGGTACGGATCGCGCTGCACCGGCCGGTCGACGGGGACCGGCAGGAGAACCAGGCCCACCCCTCGGAGCCGGTCGTCCTCGCCTCCGGCAACCTCGGCCTGATCTCCTTCCCCGACCTCGCCGGCCGCGCCTCCCTGGAGCAGCTCGACCGCCGCCACCCCGCGCTGCTCAGCACGCTCGCCAACCACCCCGGCATCGGCTTCCTGCTGGTGCGCAGCGAGGCCCACGGCTCCGTGGTGCTGGCGCGCGGCGGCACCCGGATCCCGGTGGCGGAGCTGCGGGACGGGGACGGGCCGCTGGCCCCCTTCGGCCCGGGAGCGGCGGCCGCGATCCGGCGCACCGACACCTTCCCGCACGTCGCGGACGTGATGGTCAACTCGATGTACGACCCGGAAACGGGCACCGTGCACGCCTTCGAGGAGCAGATCGGCTCGCACGGGGGCCTGGGCGGCGAACAGTCCCGGCCCTTCCTGCTCTGGCCGCGCGGGATGACGGACCCGCTCGACGCGGCGGCCGCGGAGGGCGAGGAGCGGCCGGCCGAGCTGGTCGGCGCGGAGACCGTCCACCGGGTCCTGCGGCGCTGGCTCGACGAGGTCTCGGGGCCGCAGGTGCCCGTGGGACAGCCGGACCGGGCCGGTGACGCCGACGCGGGCACCGGCGCGCGCGGCTGACCGCCGGCGGCGTCAGGCGGAGCGGCGCCTCACCAGGGTCGGATGGAAGATCGCCGACGGCACCGGCTCACCGGGGCTGCCGATCTGCTTCAGCAGCAGCCGGGCCATCTCGGCGGACATCTCCTCCACCGGCTGCCGGACCGTCGTCAGCGGCGGATCGCAGGCCGTGGCCGCACTGCTGTCGTCGAACCCGACCAGGGCGATGTCATCGGGGATCTCCTTGCCCGCCCGCAGCAGCACCGGGAGCGCGCCCAGCGCCATCAGGTCGGACGCGATGAACACCGCGTCCAGGTCCGCACGGTCGTCGAGGAGCCGCTTCATCGCGGCGGCGCCGCCCGTATGCGTGAAGTCGCCCTCCACGGCCGTCACGTCCCGGATGCCGTGCGCCGAGAGCGCGTCCAGGAAACCCGTCAGCCGCGCCTGACCGGCCGGCATGTCCTGCGGGCCCGACACCGTGCCGATCCGGCGGCGGCCCAGCGAGACCAGGTGTTCGGCGGCCAGCTGCGCCCCCGCCCGCTGGTCGGCCTCGACATAGGTGAGCGGGGTCGGCCGGCGGGGCTCACCCGCGAGCACGGCGGGCAGCCGGGTGTCGTGCAGCAGCCCCGGCAGCGGGTCGTCCGCGTGCGAGGAGATGAGAACCACCCCGTCGACGTGCCCGTGGCGCAGGTAGGACAGCAACTGGTCGCGGGAGGACTGGTCGTCGGCCAGCATCAGCACCAACTGGATACCGGCCGGGCGCAGGACTTCGAGCAGCCCGCTGACCACCCGCCCGAAGTACGGGTCGGAGAACATCCGGCCTATGAAGGGCTCGGAGACCGGGCGCCGTTCGCGTTCCGAGACGACGAGCGCGACCGAGTCGGTGCGCCGGGTGACCAGCGAGCGGGCGGCGCGGTTGGGCACGTATCCGGTGGCGTCCACGGCCTCTTCGACCATCCGGCGCAGCGCCGGGTCCACGGTCGTCGCGCCGTTGATCACCCGGGAGACGGTGGCCCGTGACACCCCCGCCACGGCGGCCACGTCCTCCAGAGTGGCGGGGCGCGCGGGCAGCGGTGAGTCGGCAGTCATGCAGTTCTTTATACCGGGCGGTACGGGCGGTCCGGAAACGGGTACGGAGCCTTGCGGCGGCACGCAGCGGGGCGTCAGCCGGCGACCCCGGAGGGGCCCGGAAGCCGATCGAGTTCGGTGAGTTCCGCCTTGCGCGCGGACACCAGGGCAGTGGCCAGCCGCTTGGCATCGGGCCTGGTCCCGGACTCCGTCTCGGAGCGCGACACCTGGGCGGACTGGCGCAGATGGTCGCGGATCAGGGCCGTGAAGAGGCGGTCGAACGCCCGGCCCTCGACGGCGCGGGCCTGTTCGAGATCGTGCTCCGTCACCATCCCCGGCATGTCGTGCCCCTCGTGCACATTGGTGTCGGGCAGTCCCATCCGGGCCAGCAGCGGGCGCAGCCGCGCGAGTTCGCCGTTCTGCGCGGTACGGAGCCTGACCGCCCAGCCCCGTATGCGAGGATCGGCGGCGCGCTGCCCGGCGAGTGAGAGCAGGGCCACGGCCTGCTCGTTCATCGGGGTCATCAGCTGCGCCCAGGCGGCGTCCGTCGGATCGGCCGGAGTCCCGCCCCCGGTGGCGGCGGATGCTGCGGCGGCGACCGAGGGGGCGGGCGGGGCCGGGTGCTTCGCGTCGGCCGGGGCATCGCATCCGGCCAGGAGGAGGAACAGGAGCAGCGACAGCGCTGCGGTGCTGCGGGCCGCCTTCATGGCGAGGTCCTCGGGGGAAGGGCCCGCCCGGGGCACGGGGCCCCGGGCAGGCATCGGACGGACGGCGGCGGTTCAGCCGGTGGCCGGCGGGCGGTGGAGTGACGGTTGATCAGGGGGTGCCGTCGGCGCCGCACTTCACGATGGCGTTGATGCAGTCCCGGACGCGCTGGGCCATCTCGGCCTCGGGCCACACGTTGAAGAAGTCACCGTGCATCGTGTAGCCGGGGCCGGACGCCAGCCGGAACCGGGCCGGGTCGCCGTTGACCGGGTAGCGGAGCACCTGGCGCAGCTTGGGAACCGGAACGGGGTGGGTCGAGGGGCATTCGCCGTTGACCGGATACGCCATGTGGCTCTTGTGGTCGGCGGAGTCGAGGTCCGTGCCGTTCCAGCACTGCGGGAAGTCCAGGTACGACTCCAGCATCCCGTCCGCCGGGCAGTTCACGAAGTCGTGCGACGGGTTGACCTCCCCGTGGTGGAGGCACGACCAGCGCGAGATCGTGTTGTCGTCGGGACCGGTCGCCTTCGCGTTCCCCGCGACGATGCGCAGTCCGCGCGGGAAGGGCTGGATCCGCTGGATGACATCGTCGCGGACGCCTTCGCCCAGGTAGTAGAACGTGGTGCCGGTGGGTTCGACCTCCTTGTCGCCGTCGTACAGGGTCGGCACCCAGTACGACGACAGGTCCGTGTCGGGTGAGCAACTGCTCCTGGCCTTCTCCAGCGAGGCGAGGTCGGAGTTGCCGTTCGTCGAGTCGTTGCCGAAGAAGCTGTGCATGTGCGAGGCGCCGGGCAGGCCCGGGAAGACGATCGGGTCGTCGGGCGCCCGGTGGGTGTAGGGGCATTCGGCGAGGAACTCGGCCACCCGGACGACGTCCGCGGCCTTGGCGGCCGGAACGGCGTTCGTGCCCGAGTCCGGACCGGCGGACGCGTTGCCGGTGGCGGACTGGAGGAAGGAGACGGCGAGCGCCGCGGCGACGAGTCCCGCGACGCGGTACCGCCGGCGCGGTGGCACCGCGCGGTGAC includes these proteins:
- a CDS encoding phage holin family protein, whose amino-acid sequence is MRVIVVWGVSTLTMLVLAGILPDFQLQSDDGDSITKTAFTAAWGAGAFGLLSALVWPVLVRALLIVPALVLGALVFFLNGSLLLIALRLIPDGRGAADPQMAVVVAAVMSAVASATSTALAVRDDNAYRRRLSRLADRRRRRSGSGDGADGGPPGTVFIQLDGVGHDVLAQAAADGLMPTVAHWLADGTGHRLTPWRTDWSSQTGASQLGILHGTNFDVPAFRWYEKETGDVMVSSRPASALEMQRRAVLRTRDGGLLTLDGAGRGNLFSGGADQLALVLSMAARRGKGRRSRAGYFAYFADPANAVRTALSFVAEVGREIGQSTRARLRKETPRIKRGGLYPFIRAFATVVERDVVVAAVMGDMFAGRTAVYADLVAYDEVAHHSGPRSRDAEKVLARLDRSLALIVKVAEHTPRTYRIVLLSDHGQSPGETFAGVYGLTLKDLVRAGSGLPVPRRAQRTRSGSEARDAVRIALHRPVDGDRQENQAHPSEPVVLASGNLGLISFPDLAGRASLEQLDRRHPALLSTLANHPGIGFLLVRSEAHGSVVLARGGTRIPVAELRDGDGPLAPFGPGAAAAIRRTDTFPHVADVMVNSMYDPETGTVHAFEEQIGSHGGLGGEQSRPFLLWPRGMTDPLDAAAAEGEERPAELVGAETVHRVLRRWLDEVSGPQVPVGQPDRAGDADAGTGARG
- a CDS encoding DUF305 domain-containing protein; protein product: MKAARSTAALSLLLFLLLAGCDAPADAKHPAPPAPSVAAAASAATGGGTPADPTDAAWAQLMTPMNEQAVALLSLAGQRAADPRIRGWAVRLRTAQNGELARLRPLLARMGLPDTNVHEGHDMPGMVTEHDLEQARAVEGRAFDRLFTALIRDHLRQSAQVSRSETESGTRPDAKRLATALVSARKAELTELDRLPGPSGVAG
- a CDS encoding LacI family DNA-binding transcriptional regulator, translated to MTADSPLPARPATLEDVAAVAGVSRATVSRVINGATTVDPALRRMVEEAVDATGYVPNRAARSLVTRRTDSVALVVSERERRPVSEPFIGRMFSDPYFGRVVSGLLEVLRPAGIQLVLMLADDQSSRDQLLSYLRHGHVDGVVLISSHADDPLPGLLHDTRLPAVLAGEPRRPTPLTYVEADQRAGAQLAAEHLVSLGRRRIGTVSGPQDMPAGQARLTGFLDALSAHGIRDVTAVEGDFTHTGGAAAMKRLLDDRADLDAVFIASDLMALGALPVLLRAGKEIPDDIALVGFDDSSAATACDPPLTTVRQPVEEMSAEMARLLLKQIGSPGEPVPSAIFHPTLVRRRSA
- a CDS encoding VTT domain-containing protein, whose amino-acid sequence is MIHEVVSRLPTESTQQAVGYPSLFLLVALGALVPVVPTGALVSSAAVVAFHQSSPFALLYVFAVASGAAFLGDVCLYWLGQRGVRSKNGSKWLRVISERAAPERLAQAQQKLDEHGAMVLVLSRLVPAGRIPVMLACLLGRMPMRRFARGDVPACLAWAATYQLIGVLGGSLFPEPWQGVVAAVGLTLLISGAPALWRRLRVRFGR
- a CDS encoding DUF1996 domain-containing protein; the protein is MLFFRQRFARPRPTGEHSHRAVPPRRRYRVAGLVAAALAVSFLQSATGNASAGPDSGTNAVPAAKAADVVRVAEFLAECPYTHRAPDDPIVFPGLPGASHMHSFFGNDSTNGNSDLASLEKARSSCSPDTDLSSYWVPTLYDGDKEVEPTGTTFYYLGEGVRDDVIQRIQPFPRGLRIVAGNAKATGPDDNTISRWSCLHHGEVNPSHDFVNCPADGMLESYLDFPQCWNGTDLDSADHKSHMAYPVNGECPSTHPVPVPKLRQVLRYPVNGDPARFRLASGPGYTMHGDFFNVWPEAEMAQRVRDCINAIVKCGADGTP
- a CDS encoding MBL fold metallo-hydrolase, which codes for MPVEVTWWGHATCTIEDSGVRVLTDPLFVRRIAHLRRRRGELPGPAAAVADVVLISHLHSDHLHLPSLARIAPGGRLIVPLGAVRAVPGLRLLRRMRGLRITEVVPGDEVRVGAVLIRAVPALHDGRRLPVGPHRSPALGYVVQGSARTYFAGDTGLFDDMAEEVGPVDVALLPVGGWGPYLGHSHLDAGRAAQALARLSPRSAVPVHYGTYWPIGMDGIRPHEFHSPGDEFVRQAALLAPGVAVHRLEHGEHVRPEADG
- a CDS encoding aminotransferase class I/II-fold pyridoxal phosphate-dependent enzyme — protein: MGRERTGRQGRGRTGRGAPGVREDRGPVRYGPPAPGPGLPVLPELAEVLAAAAGRGVPEPAGGSAALREAACAYWERRGLRGGPERVAAAPGTSALLLALIAAHGGDVLMPRPCPAAWIPQARLLGRPAYHVPTPAECGGVPDPYALLETVRRVRAEGGRPRLLLISVVDDPTATVAPPELVREACEAAVAEGLHIVSDETWRDTLHRPRDTVLLSPAEMCPDDVTVISDLTGALTPSAWPVAVARFPDTGRAAVRHARTLDILTALGAFVAGPVAAAAAHALREPDAVTERVRRAAAMQAQVAAAAHRAVLASGALARPPQAGRHLYADLGPLRSRLAARGVTDSLELEEYLTERLGAPAPGGHRFGDELGALRVRLGTGTLLGSTPEQQLESLAAARPLELPHVEAALGVFRSALDELR